A stretch of Haemorhous mexicanus isolate bHaeMex1 chromosome 32, bHaeMex1.pri, whole genome shotgun sequence DNA encodes these proteins:
- the LOC132340594 gene encoding gastrula zinc finger protein XlCGF49.1-like codes for MEKEKPQRSHTSSGCKPRPGSCREERAPLSQEGSWKSSRSSEPVEKKPHGGEKPHKCLECGKGFKYSSHLREHQKIHTGEKPYKCGECGKGFSKSCNLISHSKIHTGERPHTCLECGKSFRRSSSLREHQMLHTGEKPFECPECGKRFLRPSRLLLHQRIHTEERPFHCPDCGKGFKHNSTLLNWRLHTGERPYECGECGKSFVRCSSSIPHGASTLDDPQ; via the coding sequence atggaaaaggaaaagcctcAGAGATCCCACACAAGCAGTGGCTGCAAACCCAgaccagggagctgcagggaggaaagagcccccctgagccaggaaggcagctggaaatCCAGCCGGAGCTCAGAGCCGGTGGAGAAGAAGCCTCATGGCGGGGAGAAGCCAcacaagtgcttggaatgtgggaagggtTTCAAGTACAGCTCCCATCTGAGGGAGCACCAgaagatccacactggggaaaagccctacaagtgtggggagtgtgggaagggcttcagCAAGAGCTGCAACCTCATCAGCCACAGcaagatccacactggggaacggccccACACCTGcctggaatgtgggaagagcttcaggcggagctccagcctgagggAACACCAGATGTTGCACACTGGGGAGAAGCCCTTCGAGTGTcctgagtgtgggaagaggtttctgAGGCCATCCCGTCTCCTTCTGCATCAGCGcattcacacagaggagaggcccttccacTGCCCCGACTGCGGGAAGGGCTTCAAGCACAACTCCACCCTCCTGAACTGGCGCCTCCACAcaggggagaggccctacgagtgtggggaGTGCGGGAAGAGCTTTgtgcgctgctccagctccatcccccatggAGCATCCACATTGGATGATCCCcagtga